Genomic DNA from Arthrobacter sp. B1I2:
GGTTGAAGGCACTGAGCATGGCGACCACCTGGGCGTCCTGCGCATCGATTTCCGGGACAAGGACACCAACCTTCGCCAGGTCAGCTGGGAAGAATGGTTCAAGACCTTTGACGACCGCCGCCTGAACTTCATCTACCAGGAACAGCGGACCGATGGCAGCCAGTCCAACTTCTTCCGGCTGGAGAACCCGGAACGCGAGGACGCCTAAGGGCACCCGGAAACCAAAGCACCGAAGCGAAACGCCTGGCCGGGCACAGCGGGAAGCAAAAACCTCCTGCCGTGTCCGCCAGCCGCCGCTTTGCGGAGTTGCTACAGCCGGGTGTCGAACGACCCGCAGAACACGTTCTCGTTGAACGTGCCCTGGAATTCGGACTTGCCCTGGATCTTTTCCACCGCAGCCCGGATGGCTTCCCGTGTTCCCGCGTGCGCGTGGATTGCAGTCTTGACCATGGGCACGTCAATCAGGTGGTTCGGCTGGTTCAGGGACACGAACACCGTGGGCACCTCCGTGACGTACCACGGGATCTCCGCAGCCATCGGCGAGGACCACTTGATCCGGATGGCCGCCTCCTGGGCGAAGCCCTTGACGTTGGCGAACACAAAGGCGGCGTCGTACTTCTCCGCGTAGTCCCCTGTGGCCTCCTCGGACAACACCCGCATGAAGTTCATGCCCGTCTCCCCCGCCGCCTCACGTTGCTCGGCAGTCCGGAACACAAACACCTCGAACCCGGCGGCTTCGAGTTCCTCCCTCACCGCGTCCAGGTAGGCCAGCGGGTCAGCGCGGGTGAAGTCCGCGCCACCGGAAATGCCGTACAGCCGGATTCGTGGATGGGTCGCCGGCGTAATGGGCAGGTTCCCCGCGGTGTCCTTGACCAGTGTCACCGTCTTGTCAGCGATCTCGGCGGCAATGGCGCGGTGCTCAGCACAGCCAATAACGTCAAGTGCCTCGGACGGAGGAACCAACTGATCAACAGCCTTGAGGTGCAACCCCAGCGACGCCTTCAAGCCCAGGATCCGCCGCAGGGCATCATGCAGCCGCTGCTCCGTGATGACGCCGGACTTGTACCCGTCCAGCATGTACTGGAAGTCCTCGGCCGGGTTTCGGAAGAACAGGAACATGTCACAGCCGGCGGCGATCGTTGCCGGCACGAGGTCCTTCCGCTTCCTCGCCTGGGTGAGGCCCACCATCTGCGAAGCGTCCGTGAGGACCAGCCCGTTGAAGCCGAGCTCACCCCGCAGGAGGTCCTGCAGCAGCTCCGGAGACAACGTGGCCGGCAAAACGTCAGCATCCCCAAGGCCTGGCCGGAAATGCCGGGAGACCTCGGACGCCCCAATGTGCCCCACCATGATGGACTGCACGCCGTGCGCAATCATCTCCCGGTACACGTGCCCGTAGGTCCGGTTCCACTGCTCATAGGAGAAAGTGTTGTAGGACGTGACCACGTGCTGGTCACGCTCATCGATGCCGTCACCGGGGAAGTGCTTCATGGCACAGGCCGTGGGCGATTCGCTGATCCCGTCGAAGTATTCCTTCGCCCGCTCCACGACAATCTCTGGCGTGTTGCCAAAGGAACGCGTGGAGATGACAGTGTTCCGCCAGTTGTAGTGGATGTCCACGATCGGCGCGAAGGCCCAGTTGCACCCAAGGGCCGCCGTCTCAACCCCGGCCACCTGCCCCATCTGCCGGGCAATGTTCTTGTCCGGGTGCGAACCCGCCTGCAGGTGCGTGGACACGAACGTGCCGTCGTCGCAGCTGCCGGCCCCGCCCATCTCCGGGTTGGACGCAACCAGCAGCGGAATCCGGGACTTGGACTGCGCGTAGCGGATGTGCTCCTGGACGGCGGCGGAAGGCCCGGGCCGGTACCGCATGCCGCCCACGTGGTAGTTCTCCAGCACGCCGTCGAGGTACCCGGGCGAGTAGTCATTGTTGTGGTTGATGAACAGCTGCCCGATCTTTTCCTCGAGCGACATGGCACCAATGGTGCCCTCCACCCAGGCGATCGCGTCGGCGTCGAGATTGAACGGCGCTGCGGCGAGGTCGACGTCGAACTGCCGCGGCCGGGTGCGGGGCGCGCCATTGGAAGGACGTACGACGGCGGCAATCCCCTTGAGTGCCTCAGCCACCACTTCCGCGACGGGGGCGGCGATGTCCACCACCACGCCGCGTTCGTCTTCCTGCAGCGTTTCCAGCGTGGCGAGCTGGGATTCGAGCAGCGCGGGTGGCATGAAGTGGCCGGTGCGTCCTTCAGTCCGCGCCTTCAGCACTTCTTTGGTCCCGTGCAGGTGCAGGAAGAGGGTGTCCGGCGCCTGCTCGCGGATGGCGTCGCGGTAGCTGCGGCGCAGGGCGGAGCAGGCAAGCACCATCCCGCCATCCCCCGCGGCAGCCAGTTCACGGCCCACCGTCGCCAGCCAAGGCCAACGGTCTTCGTCCGTCAGCGGCGTGCCCGCTGCCATCTTGGCAACGTTCTCCACCGGGTGGAGGGAGTCGCCGTCGAGGAACGGGACGCCCAGTTCACGGGCCACGAGGTCGCCGATGGTGGTCTTGCCGCAGCCGGAGACGCCCATGACCACGACGCGGGGTTTGGCGTTTCCGGGTTGATTGTTGCTCACGGTTTTCCTCTTACCAGTCGTGGACGGTGCCGTCGACCAGGCGGTTGTAGGGCAGGTAGGCCTGCTGGTAGGGGTAGGCTGCGGCGGCTTCTTCGTTGAATTCGACGCCGATGCCCGGCGTCTCGCCCGGGTGCAGGTAGCCGTCGGTGAACGTCATGGACTGCTCGAAGACCTCGTTCGTCTTGACCGAGTGCTGCATGTATTCCTGGATCCCGTAGTTATGAATCGCCAGGCCCACATGCAACTGCGCCGCGAAGCCCACCGGGGAAATATCCGTGGGCCCATGGAAACCGGACTTGATCTGGTACTGCGCGGCGAAATCCATCACCTTCTTCAACGGCGAAATACCGCCGAAATGCGTGGACGCCGCCCGCACATAGTCGATCAACTGTTCCTTGATCAGCGTCTGGAAGTCATACACGGTGTTGAAGATCTCCCCGATCGCCAACGGCGTGGTGGTGTGCTGGCGCACCAGGCGCAGGCCCTCCTGGTTCTCCGCCGGCGTGCAGTCCTCCAGCCAGAACAAGTCATACGGCTCCAGCGCCTTGCCCAGCTTCGCAGCCTGGATCGGCGTCATCCGGTGGTGCCCGTCATGCAGCAACGGGATCTCCGGGCCGAACTCATTCCGCACCGCCTCAAACACCGTGGGCAGGTGCCGCAGGTACGCCCGGGTATCCCAGTCCTCCTCCAGCGGGAACGCCCCCCGCCCGGCCGGTTCGTAGTCATACCGCTCCCCCGAGGCCTGCGCCTGCGCCGCCACCCCATACACGGCCTTGATCCCGGGAACGGCCGTCTGGATCCGGATCGACTTGTACCCCAGCTCCAGGTGCTCCCGCACCGAATCAAACAGCGACGGGATATCAGCCCCGGACGCATGCCCGTACGCGCGCAACCCGTTCCGCGACGCCCCACCGAGCAGCTGGTACACCGGCATCCCGGCCATCTTGCCCTTGATATCCCACAACGCCATATCCACCGCAGCAATCGCAGCCATCGTCACCGGCCCCCGCCGCCAATACGCACTCCGGTACAGGAACTGCCACGTATCCTCAATCCGGTGCGCATCCTTACCGACCAGCAACTGCGCCACATGCTCCTTCAAATACGCGGCAACAGCCAACTCACGGCCATTCAACGTGGCATCACCAATACCGGTCACACCATCCTCCGTAGTGATCCGGAGCGTCACAAAATTCCGCGAGGGACTGGTAACGAACACATCGGCGGCAATGATTTTCATGGGATTTAACTGTTCCTTCCAAAGGTAAAGCGAGGCTCAAAGCAAAACCAGGGTTCAAATAAGTGTCGTGGTGGCGGTGGCCGCCGGGTTGGCCGCAAAGGATCCACAGAGCCCTTGGACCAGGGAAACGATGTTCGGATCGTCGGCAAGGCCCGCGCTGACCAGCCGGAGCAGCGCCTGGACCCTGTCGCTGCCATCAAGGGCGTCCGCTGCCCGGATCTGCGCGGCGAGCGGATCCTGCAGGTCCGGAGCAGTGCCCACGTAATCGATCCAGGCTGCGAGCATCAGTGCGCTGCCGCTGCCGGACCGGCCGTTGGCCCTCTCACTGGTCAGGACGGGCACGGAACGCATGCGCAGCTTGGTGGTTCCGTCCGCCGCGATTTGGGCCAGGCGGTGGGCGATGCGGGCATTTCCGAAACGCTCGAGCAGGGCCTGGCGGTACCGCGGGATGTCCAGGCCCTCGCCCTGCAGGTTACTGGCCGCTTCGTCCCAGAAATCCTCCACGGCTTTCCGGCACAGCGGGTCGGCCAGGGCTTCGGCAACGGTGGCGTGGCCGCGAAGCTGGCCGGCATACGCCAGGATGGAGTGCGAACCGTTCAGGAGCCAAAGCTTCCGGTTTTCGTAGGGCTCAATGTCATCCACAACGACGGCGCCGGCGTCCTCCCAGCGTGGCCTTCCGGCCGGGAAATCACCGCTGAGCACCCAGTTCCGGAACGGCTCGGCCACCACCGGCGAGCTGTCCCGGTAGCCGCACTGCTCCGCTACCTCCGCGATGTCCGCCTCGGTGGTCCGCGGAGTGATCCTGTCCACGGAGGTGCTGACGAAGCTGACATTCCTGCCGATCCACTCCACCAGCCCTGGGCCCCAGACGGAGGCCATGCCCAGCACGGCACGGCGGGCAACGTCGCCGTTGGCCGAAAGGTTGTCACAACTGACGACGGCGACCGGTCCCGCGCCGCTGTCCATCCGGCCTGCGAGGGCCAGCACCAGCCGCCCCAAAGGTGTGGTGGGTGTCCCGGCACCTCCGGACGCTGCTGCGGACAGCGCACGGAGGTCATCCGAAACAGCTGTTGCCCCGGCGTCGAACGTTCCGTCTGCTGCCAGCCCGTAGGCGGCCTCGGTGATGGTCAGCGTGACGATCGCCGTCTCCCTGGCCGCGACCAGCTGCGAAAGCCTGCTGATGTCAGCCCCGTCCACCGCTTCGACAATGCTTCCGATGACTTCGAAGCTGTCCCCGCCGGCGGACCGCTCAACCAGCGTATAGAGGCAGTCCTGGCCGGACAGCGCCTCCGCGGCGTCCGGGCGGCGGCCGGTAAACGCCGCAATCCCCCACTCTGCTGCGTCGGGTGAATGCTGTGTGTACCAGGCCTGGTGGGACCGGTGGAATGCGCCCAGGCCAAGGTGCACGATGCGCACCGGCGCTTTCTGCAGGTGCTTCAGGCTGCGGTTCAGGGCAGGGACTGGATCCAGGGCAGGAGGCGCGGCACTCACAGCTTGAACACCCGCCGGGGTGAGCCGTCCACGATGTCCACGATCAATTCGTGCGCCCGTTCCTCGGTGATCCGGTGCTCGGCCACTAGGCGGGCCAGGAAGGATGCCTCGATCCGCCGGGCGGTGTCATGGCGGGCCGGAATGGAGCAAAAGGCCCGGGTGTCATCGATGAAGCCCGATGAGCGGGAGAACCCTGCCGTCTCGGTCACCGCCGAGCGGAAGCGGAGCATGGCGTCCGGCGCATCCAGGAACCACCACGGTGCCCCAAGGTAGACCGAGGGGTAGAACCCGGCCAGTGGAGCCAGTTCCCGGGAGAACACAGTCTCGTCAAGGGTGAAGAGGACCAGGTGGAAGTCCTTGGCCGTCCCGAAGTCCTGCAGCAGCGGGCGGATCGCGTCGGTGTAGTTGACTGCAACCGGGATGTCGTGGCCGGTGTCCGCTCCGAAGGCTTCGAACGTTGGCGCATGGTGGTTGCGGAACGATCCCGGATGGATGGTCATGACCAGCCCGTCCTCCACCGACATCCGGGCCATTTGGTACATCATGTGCGCCTCGAAAGCGTCCCTGTCAGCAGCACCCGCCTGGCCGGACCTGCCGCGCTCGAAAAGCCGCTCCGCCTCGGCGTCGTCCAGCTTCAGGGTGGAAGGCGTGAAAACGCCGTGGTCAGCGGAGACTGCGCCGCGTTCCACAAAGTGGCGCCGGCGGGCCTCAAGGGCCTTGATGTATCCGGCGTAGCCGGAGGCACCGTCCCCGGCTGTGGTGATCAGGCGTTCCACGTTGTCCTGCCAGGCCGGGTGCGCCATGTTCAGGTACTGGTCCGGCCGGAAGGTGGGCAGGACCCGGCCCGCGAAGGCAGGATCGGACTGCAGGGACGCGTGGCTGTCCAGCGAGTCGAGGGGGTCATCCGTGGTGGCCAGCACCTCGATGTTGAATTCCTTGAACAGCTCCCGTGGCCGGAAACCGGGCTCAGAGAGCTTGGCCTGCAGGGCGTCGTAGAGCCGGTCCGCGTTCTCTGTGGACGGTTCTTCCGGGAGCCCGAACACGTGGGCGAACTCCTGCCGGATCCAATAGCCGGACGCCGTTCCTTCGAAGTCGGGCCACGCCTGACAGAAATGGCGCCAGACCTGCCGCGAATCCGCGGGCTGGCTGCCCAGTCCCAGCTGGTCCATGGGCACCCCGCCCGCGTGGATCAGCCGGGTGACGTAGTGGTCCGGGGTGACCAGGAGCGCGGCGGGGTCCGGAAAGGGGGTGTTCTGCTCGATGACCGCAGCGTCCACGTGCCCGTGCGGGGAGATGATGGGCAGCCCTTCCACCTTCGAGAAGAGTGAGCGGGCTATTCCCCGGACGCCGGGATCTGCCGGCAGGAGCCGGTCCGGGTGCTCCGCTATCGGCGTTCCCATGGGTCAACGCCTCCCTGCAGGCACGGACAGCCCAGCCAGTGCCGCGGTGGAGCGGAGGTAGTCAAGGTTGCCTGCGGTCCGTTCGGCCAGCGGAAGCTCCGTGGAGAAGTCCTCCACCGTCACCCAGCCGTCATAGCCGTAGGCGGCGAGCGCCTTGAAATACGCCAGCACGCTGCCCTGGCCGGAACGCAGCGGAGCCCACTCGTTCCGGTAGATCGCGGCGCCGGACTCGTCGGTTTCACCGCTGTTGACCCAGACTGCATTCTTCACGTGCACGTGCGCCAGGTAGTCTCCCAGGAGTTCGAACGCGGGAAGGTAGTCTTCCTGGCCTTCGATGAGCAGGTTCCCAAGGTCGTGGATCACGCCCACGTGCCGCGGATCCAGCCCGTCCAGCAGCCGGAGCGCGGACGAGGCCGAGGCGGTGATGGTGCGGTGGTGCAGCTCCACGAGTGCCTTCACGCCGTGGTGGGCTGCCCGTCCGGCGATCCACTCGAAATCACGGCGGGCGGCAGCAAGGAGTTCCGGGTAGGGCGTACCGCTGGCCGGCTCGTTCCCCCAGGCCGCGGTACCAAGGGGAGGTGTGGTCACCCGGACCTGGCCCGCGCCCAGCCTGGCGGTAGCCGCCAGCATGCGGTCCACATCCGCGTGGTTGTCGCACCGGGCGTATCCGCCGATGCCGGAAAATTCCAGGCCGGCAGCACTGGTGATGGATGCAATCCGGTCCAGGTGGTCTTCCATGCCGGTGAGCGGAATGCTGGCCTTGTTCCCGGCCCAAAAGCCCGGCGTGGCAGCGTCAGCCTGGTCCGTAATGCGCCACTCGACGCCGTCCCAGCCCTGTTCTGCGAGGTGCTGCACTGCCTCTTCAGGAGTCCATTCCGGGGTTGATGCGGTAAAAACTGAAAACTTCATAATGTCAGGCGCTTTCTGCCGCGGTGCTGCCGGTGCGGACTTCAAGATCGTTGTACTTGCCGGCCAGGACGTCGTCGAAAAGGACCGGCTGGCCGAGGGTGGCCGAAACGTAGACGGAGCGCACTGCGGCGAGCGCGTTGACGGCGTCACTGACGGTGACGCCGGCCTGCCTTCCGCCGGCGATGGCGGCCAGGATGTCCCGGTACTGCCGGACGTGGCCGGCGGGGTACACGGTGGGGTCGGCGGCCTTGTAGTCTTCCTCCGGGAACCTGGCCAGTTCCTGTTCCGCCTGGTTGCCGCCGCCCTGGAGGCCCATGTCCGCGGACTCACCGCCGGCGTCCTTGCTGTGGAAGTACTGAAGCCTGTCATTGTCCACCACCGCCGAGCCTTCGGATCCCATGAGCTGGACGCGTACCGTCAGCCCGGGGTACGCCGCGGTAGTGGCGTGCAGGACGGCCAGGCCGCCGTTTTCGAAGGTGATGGTGGCAACGGCCGTGTCTTCCACCTCGATGCGTTCGTGGGCAAGCCGGGCAGTGTGCGCATGGATCTCCACGGGGCGTCCCATGAACCACAGCAGCAGGTCCACGGTGTGGACGCCCTGGTTCATCAGCGCGCCGCCGCCGTCCATTGACCACGTGCCGCGCCAGTCGCCGGAGTCGTAGTAACCCTGGCTGCGCCACCACGCAACGGAAGCGATGGCCGATGTAAGCCGGCCGAAGCGTCCCTTGGCCACGGCGTCGGCAACAGCGACGCTTGACTGGTCAAACCGGTGCTGGCTGATGACCGAGGCCACAATCCCCTTGCCCGCCGCTTCCCTGGCTGCGGCTTCAATCTCCTGGGCCCTGCTGAGGTCAACGTCAAGGGGCTTTTCGATCACCACGTGCTTGCCGGCCGCCAGTACCTCAAGGCCCTGCTGGATGTGGAGGCCGCTGGGGGTGGCCAGCGCCACCAGGTCGATCTCAACCGCCCCGAAGGCTTCCTGCAGGGTGGTGAACTGCGGCGGCCGCTGCCCGCCTTTCTTTTCGATGAAATCCGCCAGGGACTCTGCCGCGGCCGGGATGGCATCCACCAGTGCCACGATCCGGACCTCCGGAAATGCCTGGAGGGCTACGGCGTGGGTGCGGCCAATAACGCCGCACCCGGTGATGGCTACGTTCAAGGTGCTCATGCGGTCTGGACTCCTGCTTCTGCGGTGACTTTTGCGAAGGCGCGTGCGGCGATGCCGAACGCGGTGGGGCCGGAGAATCCGCCCAGCCCGTGGGCGCCGGCGAGGTGCGGCTCCAGGGAGGCGAAGCCCTGGTAACCGTCGGCCTTGAGTGCCTCTACGGTGCGGAGCACATCCCCGTCCCCCTCACCGGCCGGAACCACGTGGCCGTTCTCGAACAAGGCGTCCTTGACCTGCAGGTACTCGAGGTGCGGGCGCAGTTTCGCGTACCCCTCATCGAAGGGCTTGACTCCCACCTGGACGAAGTTGGCAGCATCCCACGCCACCTTGAGGGCGGGGGAATTGACGGTTTGGATGATGTCCAGGACCCGGTCAGGTGTGTCCCCGAAAATATCCTTTTCGTTCTCGTGCAGGAGGATCACGCCGGCTTCCTCCGCTACGTCGGCGAGGGCCCGCATCCGCTCGATGACGGCGTCGCGGATGCTCTCCACCGGCACCGATTCGCCGTAGTAGAACGAGAAGATACGGATGTATCCGGCATCCAGGACCTTGGCAGCGTTCACTGCCCGGCGCAGCCGATCCACCTCGTGCTCCACAGGGAGGCTGACGTCCACCTTTCCTATGGGCGAGGCGATGGCCGAGACCTTCATGCCCTTCTCGGCAAGCAGTGACTTGAGGGATTGGAGCTGTTCATCGCTCAGGTCCACAATGTTGGTGCCCCATGCGCTGCGGACCTCGATGTGGTTGGCCCCAAGGGCCTGCAGCACTGCGATCTGGACTGCGGGGTCGTCGTCAATTTCGTCGCCGAAGCCTGACAGCTGCCAGGTGACCTGGGTGGTCGAAACCATGGTTATTTAACTCCTCCGGCGGTCAGCCCGCCTACTAGGTAACGCTGGAAAATCAGGTACAAAATGACTACTGGTGCCGCGCAAACGAGGGCCGCCGCCATCAGCTGGCCGTAGAACGGGATGGCACCGCCTTCCTGCGAAGCGCCAAAGATTTGAAGTGCGACGGCGGCGGTCTGGCTTTCCGGCCGGGTCATCACCGACGCGAACAACACGTCGTTCCAGCCGAGCAGGAAGGCGAAGATGCCAGAGACAACGATGCCGGGCCAGCTCAGCGGCAGGACGATCCGGAACAGCACTCCCAGGTTGGACGCGCCGTCGATCTTGGCTGCCTCCTCCAGTTCCTTGGGAAGCCCCCGGAGGTAGGTGACCATCACCCAGGTGGAGAACGGCATGGCAAACGTCAGATAGGTCACGAACAGGCCCCACTGGGTTCCGATGACCTGGATCCCCAGGTAGGTGGCAGCCGAGGAGAACAGGACGAAGACCGGCAGCACCATAAGGGTCCCGGGCACGGACTGCAGTGCCAGCAGGCTGCGGAGGATGGTCAACCTGCCGCGGAAGCTGTAGCGGACCAGGACGAACGCGGTGGACACGGACAGCGCGGCGGAGACCACCGCGGTTGCTCCCGCCACCAGCACGCTGTTGGCGAGGCCGTTGGCCAGGCCCACGCTGGTCCAGATCTTCGAGTAGTTTTCGAACGTTACCGTGGACGGCCAGAACTCCCCGTTGGCCACACCTATGTCTGAGTTCACCGAGGCCAGGAAGATATACAGCACCGGAATCAGGACCAGGGCGCCCAGGAAAACCAGGACAATGATCAACAGGGGGCCCGGGAGCAGCCGCAGCACTTCATGCTGTCGATGCGACCCCGGACGGTCGACCTCGAAGGCCGGCGCGGCCTGCCGTTTGGCTGTCGTGGTGCTCATTTCTTGGCTCCTGGTGAGTCGGCGTCGTCGAGCTTTACGGCGCGGAGGTAGACGAACAACGGAATGGCGATGAGCACCAGGGAGACGAAGGCCATGGCTGCGCTCAAGCCGAAGCGGAAGCTCTGGAAACTCGTAACGTAAGTGAGGATCGGGAGGACTTCCACGTCCGCGGGTGCCGGAACACCGAACAGCACGAACGGAAGGGTGAAGTTGTTGATGTGGTGCAGCATGCCAATCAGGAATGCGAGCGCCAGGGGGCCCTTGAGGTAAGGGAAGACGACGTAGCGGAGCTTGTTCCACCACAGCGCCCCATCGAGCGCGGACGCTTCATGGACCTCATGGTCCACAGACTGCAGGCCGGACAGCGCCAGCAGGTAGATGAACGGCCAGGAGGCCCAGATCTGGACCAGCACCAGCGTCCAGAAGGTCTGCGGTCCGTTGAGCCACAGTCCAGTGTGGATTCCCACGCTCCCGAGGGCCTCGTCCACGATTCCCCCTGGCCGCAGCATGGTGCGCCATACGGTTGCCACCACGAAGGAAGGAAGGACGTACGGGATGAGGAAGACTGACCGGATGACGGCGCGGCCCTTGAACGCGTTCTGGGTTGCGACGGCGGCAGCGATGCCCAGGGGCAGGGTCACCACCATGGCCAGCAGCGAGTAGCTGACACTGAGCCAGACAGCGTGCAGCAGGGGCGAACCAGTGACGGCTTCAACGAAGTTTTCCACTCCGATGAACGGTGCGCTGATCCATTTCCGCAGCGTGTACTGGTCCAGATTGAGGACGGACATGTAAATGCCGAGCAGGAGCGGCAGCACGATGATGATGACCATCAGGACCCCGCCAGGGATCAGCATCCAGAGCGGCCGGTTCCGTTCGCTCATGCCCTTGCGGCGCAGCCCGTCATTGTGGTCGGGCTGCTGCCCGGTTGCATCAGCTTGCCGGGCCGCCCGGCTTGCGGCGGACTCTGCCGCAAGCCGGACTTCGTTAGAGGCGTCGGTTGACATTGGAACTTATCCTTTGGAGGCCCGGTCCAGGGAAGCCTGGCCCTTGTTCTGGGCGTCTTTGATCCTGGATTCAAGGGCTGATTCGTCCACTTTCCCCGCGGCCAGGTCCGGAACGGACTGCACGGTGACGTTCAGGAGTGCGAGCTGGATATCACCCCAGGCACCGGTGAAGGGCGTCGCTTTGGACTTCGCGGCGGCGTCGGCCATCGG
This window encodes:
- a CDS encoding Gfo/Idh/MocA family protein, encoding MSTLNVAITGCGVIGRTHAVALQAFPEVRIVALVDAIPAAAESLADFIEKKGGQRPPQFTTLQEAFGAVEIDLVALATPSGLHIQQGLEVLAAGKHVVIEKPLDVDLSRAQEIEAAAREAAGKGIVASVISQHRFDQSSVAVADAVAKGRFGRLTSAIASVAWWRSQGYYDSGDWRGTWSMDGGGALMNQGVHTVDLLLWFMGRPVEIHAHTARLAHERIEVEDTAVATITFENGGLAVLHATTAAYPGLTVRVQLMGSEGSAVVDNDRLQYFHSKDAGGESADMGLQGGGNQAEQELARFPEEDYKAADPTVYPAGHVRQYRDILAAIAGGRQAGVTVSDAVNALAAVRSVYVSATLGQPVLFDDVLAGKYNDLEVRTGSTAAESA
- a CDS encoding mannitol dehydrogenase family protein — encoded protein: MSAAPPALDPVPALNRSLKHLQKAPVRIVHLGLGAFHRSHQAWYTQHSPDAAEWGIAAFTGRRPDAAEALSGQDCLYTLVERSAGGDSFEVIGSIVEAVDGADISRLSQLVAARETAIVTLTITEAAYGLAADGTFDAGATAVSDDLRALSAAASGGAGTPTTPLGRLVLALAGRMDSGAGPVAVVSCDNLSANGDVARRAVLGMASVWGPGLVEWIGRNVSFVSTSVDRITPRTTEADIAEVAEQCGYRDSSPVVAEPFRNWVLSGDFPAGRPRWEDAGAVVVDDIEPYENRKLWLLNGSHSILAYAGQLRGHATVAEALADPLCRKAVEDFWDEAASNLQGEGLDIPRYRQALLERFGNARIAHRLAQIAADGTTKLRMRSVPVLTSERANGRSGSGSALMLAAWIDYVGTAPDLQDPLAAQIRAADALDGSDRVQALLRLVSAGLADDPNIVSLVQGLCGSFAANPAATATTTLI
- the uxaC gene encoding glucuronate isomerase, coding for MGTPIAEHPDRLLPADPGVRGIARSLFSKVEGLPIISPHGHVDAAVIEQNTPFPDPAALLVTPDHYVTRLIHAGGVPMDQLGLGSQPADSRQVWRHFCQAWPDFEGTASGYWIRQEFAHVFGLPEEPSTENADRLYDALQAKLSEPGFRPRELFKEFNIEVLATTDDPLDSLDSHASLQSDPAFAGRVLPTFRPDQYLNMAHPAWQDNVERLITTAGDGASGYAGYIKALEARRRHFVERGAVSADHGVFTPSTLKLDDAEAERLFERGRSGQAGAADRDAFEAHMMYQMARMSVEDGLVMTIHPGSFRNHHAPTFEAFGADTGHDIPVAVNYTDAIRPLLQDFGTAKDFHLVLFTLDETVFSRELAPLAGFYPSVYLGAPWWFLDAPDAMLRFRSAVTETAGFSRSSGFIDDTRAFCSIPARHDTARRIEASFLARLVAEHRITEERAHELIVDIVDGSPRRVFKL
- a CDS encoding carbohydrate ABC transporter permease, which encodes MSTTTAKRQAAPAFEVDRPGSHRQHEVLRLLPGPLLIIVLVFLGALVLIPVLYIFLASVNSDIGVANGEFWPSTVTFENYSKIWTSVGLANGLANSVLVAGATAVVSAALSVSTAFVLVRYSFRGRLTILRSLLALQSVPGTLMVLPVFVLFSSAATYLGIQVIGTQWGLFVTYLTFAMPFSTWVMVTYLRGLPKELEEAAKIDGASNLGVLFRIVLPLSWPGIVVSGIFAFLLGWNDVLFASVMTRPESQTAAVALQIFGASQEGGAIPFYGQLMAAALVCAAPVVILYLIFQRYLVGGLTAGGVK
- a CDS encoding sugar phosphate isomerase/epimerase family protein is translated as MKFSVFTASTPEWTPEEAVQHLAEQGWDGVEWRITDQADAATPGFWAGNKASIPLTGMEDHLDRIASITSAAGLEFSGIGGYARCDNHADVDRMLAATARLGAGQVRVTTPPLGTAAWGNEPASGTPYPELLAAARRDFEWIAGRAAHHGVKALVELHHRTITASASSALRLLDGLDPRHVGVIHDLGNLLIEGQEDYLPAFELLGDYLAHVHVKNAVWVNSGETDESGAAIYRNEWAPLRSGQGSVLAYFKALAAYGYDGWVTVEDFSTELPLAERTAGNLDYLRSTAALAGLSVPAGRR
- a CDS encoding gluconokinase, GntK/IdnK-type; the protein is MGVSGCGKTTIGDLVARELGVPFLDGDSLHPVENVAKMAAGTPLTDEDRWPWLATVGRELAAAGDGGMVLACSALRRSYRDAIREQAPDTLFLHLHGTKEVLKARTEGRTGHFMPPALLESQLATLETLQEDERGVVVDIAAPVAEVVAEALKGIAAVVRPSNGAPRTRPRQFDVDLAAAPFNLDADAIAWVEGTIGAMSLEEKIGQLFINHNNDYSPGYLDGVLENYHVGGMRYRPGPSAAVQEHIRYAQSKSRIPLLVASNPEMGGAGSCDDGTFVSTHLQAGSHPDKNIARQMGQVAGVETAALGCNWAFAPIVDIHYNWRNTVISTRSFGNTPEIVVERAKEYFDGISESPTACAMKHFPGDGIDERDQHVVTSYNTFSYEQWNRTYGHVYREMIAHGVQSIMVGHIGASEVSRHFRPGLGDADVLPATLSPELLQDLLRGELGFNGLVLTDASQMVGLTQARKRKDLVPATIAAGCDMFLFFRNPAEDFQYMLDGYKSGVITEQRLHDALRRILGLKASLGLHLKAVDQLVPPSEALDVIGCAEHRAIAAEIADKTVTLVKDTAGNLPITPATHPRIRLYGISGGADFTRADPLAYLDAVREELEAAGFEVFVFRTAEQREAAGETGMNFMRVLSEEATGDYAEKYDAAFVFANVKGFAQEAAIRIKWSSPMAAEIPWYVTEVPTVFVSLNQPNHLIDVPMVKTAIHAHAGTREAIRAAVEKIQGKSEFQGTFNENVFCGSFDTRL
- a CDS encoding sugar phosphate isomerase/epimerase family protein, with amino-acid sequence MVSTTQVTWQLSGFGDEIDDDPAVQIAVLQALGANHIEVRSAWGTNIVDLSDEQLQSLKSLLAEKGMKVSAIASPIGKVDVSLPVEHEVDRLRRAVNAAKVLDAGYIRIFSFYYGESVPVESIRDAVIERMRALADVAEEAGVILLHENEKDIFGDTPDRVLDIIQTVNSPALKVAWDAANFVQVGVKPFDEGYAKLRPHLEYLQVKDALFENGHVVPAGEGDGDVLRTVEALKADGYQGFASLEPHLAGAHGLGGFSGPTAFGIAARAFAKVTAEAGVQTA
- the manD gene encoding D-mannonate dehydratase ManD, producing the protein MKIIAADVFVTSPSRNFVTLRITTEDGVTGIGDATLNGRELAVAAYLKEHVAQLLVGKDAHRIEDTWQFLYRSAYWRRGPVTMAAIAAVDMALWDIKGKMAGMPVYQLLGGASRNGLRAYGHASGADIPSLFDSVREHLELGYKSIRIQTAVPGIKAVYGVAAQAQASGERYDYEPAGRGAFPLEEDWDTRAYLRHLPTVFEAVRNEFGPEIPLLHDGHHRMTPIQAAKLGKALEPYDLFWLEDCTPAENQEGLRLVRQHTTTPLAIGEIFNTVYDFQTLIKEQLIDYVRAASTHFGGISPLKKVMDFAAQYQIKSGFHGPTDISPVGFAAQLHVGLAIHNYGIQEYMQHSVKTNEVFEQSMTFTDGYLHPGETPGIGVEFNEEAAAAYPYQQAYLPYNRLVDGTVHDW